In Oreochromis niloticus isolate F11D_XX linkage group LG5, O_niloticus_UMD_NMBU, whole genome shotgun sequence, a single window of DNA contains:
- the zbtb40 gene encoding zinc finger and BTB domain-containing protein 40 isoform X1, with protein sequence MLPMHRSCGWCSRPETSNMMELPNYSSQLMQQLWALRKEDHFCDCTILVGEGRHRAHKLVLAASSMLFRSLLDGSDTISIDTAVVSSQEFGCLLDMVYTGKLPPGKHNVSRIVSAADSLQMYDVAVGFKQVLTSLVNQKPPVSVSSAHVPNLTVTNKAPDMNPEGSASPSKHNLTSDQAEVTEELKKESFEHDSDDADEPAIKRARMELPDTSGPEDIKSSEGADTSAARLSSEPGLLADMSSVVELLSQAAESLTERERQVVCQCCEEADPSSVLEKLMSKVKEGQMGEEGLIKLLRTVKQSASSSYPTQLLPLLEELERSMRQPDDSQTGADSEQKNRSEDRVQEEVEDENSDEVENKEEQKDAAVATECSPPCSSPPSCHSKPYCCHWCKKSFDYKCRMLAHMKRCSLSQECGQQCPECPEKLSKRALQRHRAEAHRSAARVKKKVACDLCGRTFAHPSGMIYHKRTEHFEEKPFACDECGAKFGANSSLKNHMRLHTGEKPYHCKHCDMSFSVAAALAYHTKKRHSEGKMYVCQYCKAVFAQSIELTRHVRTHTGDRPYVCRECGKGYSQASGLTVHLHTFHHLSEPHDCQKCCLSFSSLEEHRQHIQEFHPKEFHKCPTCSKLFTSAALLDKHKPTHTGTKPFSCDLCNKSYQQLSGLWYHNRTNHPDVFANHTRQLKNLLQCDVCFKFFPSSVSLAKHQAAEHQGSVAVLGGDEDMQENICTQHISSEAFGCSLCSTLCSSQLKLQEHLLSCHVETQQEQESREEEQASTSYTVIPANPTGSRQEGAESEEPKQQGVGQQVFLALADGREVKSSSAELVEVNMYDLLNNSVAFICEDKPAGCDS encoded by the exons ATGTTGCCAATGCACAGA AGCTGTGGTTGGTGCAGTCGCCCTGAAACCTCCAACATGATGGAGCTACCCAACTACAGCAGCCAGCTGATGCAGCAGCTGTGGGCCTTGAGGAAGGAGGACCACTTCTGCGACTGCACCATCTTGGTGGGAGAGGGTCGTCATCGCGCACATAAACTGGTGCTGGCTGCCTCCAGCATGCTTTTCAG GTCTCTCCTGGATGGCTCCGACACCATCTCCATCGACACAGCTGTGGTTTCCTCGCAGGAGTTTGGCTGCCTCCTGGACATGGTCTACACTGGGAAGCTGCCTCCAGGCAAACACAATGTCAGTCGCATAGTCTCCGCTGCAGACAGCCTGCAGATGTATGACGTGGCTGTTGGCTTTAAGCAAGTCCTCACCAGCCTGGTGAACCAGAAGCCCCCAGTATCAGTGAGCTCTGCTCATGTGCCAAACCTCACCGTGACCAACAAAGCCCCGGATATGAACCCTGAAGGCTCAGCCTCGCCCAGCAAGCACAACCTGACTTCAGACCAGGCGGAGGTGACGGAAGAGCTGAAAAAAGAATCGTTTGAGCATGACAGCGATGACGCAGACGAGCCAGCGATTAAAAGGGCCCGCATGGAGCTCCCTGACACATCAG GGCCTGAAGACATCAAATCCTCAGAAGGTGCAGACACGTCGGCAGCCAGGCTGTCCAGCGAGCCCGGTCTCCTCGCCGACATGTCGTCTGTTGTGGAACTGCTGAGCCAAGCTGCAGAGAGCctgacagaaagagaaagacag GTTGTGTGTCAGTGCTGTGAGGAGGCTGATCCCAGCTCCGTGTTGGAGAAGCTGATGAGTAAAGTGAAAGAGGGTCAGATGGGAGAGGAGGGGCTTATCAAGCTGCTACGCACAGTCAAGCAGAGCGCTTCATCCTCCTATCCCACACAGCTGCTCCCTctgctggaggagctggagaggAGCATGCGGCAGCCCGATGACAGCCAAACTGGAG CTGACTCAGAGCAGAAGAACAGAAGTGAAGATCGTGTCCAGGAAGAAGTGGAAGATGAAAACAGTGACGAGGTGGAGAACAAGGAGGAGCAGAAAGATGCAGCTGTAGCAACAGAGTGTTCCCCTCCctgctcctctcctccctcctgtcACTCCAAACCTTACTGCTGTCACTGGTGTAAGAAGAGTTTTGATTACAAGTGTCGAATGCTAGCTCACATGAAGCGCTGCTCCCTGTCCCAGGAGTGTGGGCAGCAGTGTCCCGAGTGTCCTGAGAAGCTGTCTAAGCGGGCCCTGCAGCGCCACCGGGCCGAGGCTCACCGCAGTGCCGCTCGGGTCAAGAAGAAGGTGGCCTGTGACCTCTGCGGCCGCACCTTCGCCCACCCGTCGG gtatGATTTACCACAAGCGCACTGAGCACTTTGAAGAGAAGCCGTTTGCTTGTGATGAATGCGGCGCCAAGTTTGGTGCAAACTCATCTCTGAAGAATCACATGAGGCTGCACACAGGGGAGAAACCCTACCACTGCAAACACTGTGACATGAGTTTCAGCGTGGCTGCTGCACTTGCATACCACACCAAAAAGAGACACTCTGAgg GGAAGATGTATGTGTGCCAGTACTGCAAGGCTGTCTTTGCCCAGTCCATAGAGCTGACGCGTCACGTGCGAACACACACGGGAGACCGGCCCTATGTATGCCGAGAGTGCGGCAAAGGCTACAGCCAGGCCAGCGGACTCACTGTGCACCTGCACACCTTCCACC ACCTGTCAGAGCCCCACGACTGTCAGAAGTGCTGTCTCAGCTTCTCGTCGCTGGAGGAGCATCGGCAGCACATCCAGGAGTTTCACCCAAAGGAGTTCCACAAGTGTCCCACCTGCAGTAAGCTGTTTACGAGCGCCGCCCTCCTGGACAAACACAAGCCCACGCACACTGGGACAAAACCCTTCAGCTGTGACCTCTGCAACAAGTCATACCAG CAACTGTCAGGACTGTGGTACCATAACAGGACTAACCACCCCGATGTGTTTGCCAACCACACCCGGCAGCTCAAGAACCTGCTCCAGTGTGATGTCTGCTTCAAGTTCTTCCCTAGTTCCGTCAGTTTGGCCAAACACCAGGCTGCTGAGCACCAAG GCTCTGTGGCTGTGCTGGGTGGAGATGAGGACATGCAGGAGAACATCTGCACGCAGCATATCAGCAGTGAGGCATTCGGGTGCTCCCTCTGCTCCACGCTCTGCTCCTCTCAGCTTAAGCTGCAGGAGCACCTGCTCTCCTGCCATGTGGAGACACAGCAAGAGCAGGAGAGCCGGGAGGAAGAGCAGGCCTCCACCTCCTACACG GTCATACCAGCCAATCCAACAGGGAGCAGACAGGAAGGGGCGGAGTCTGAGGAGCCAAAGCAGCAGGGAGTTGGTCAGCAGGTGTTTCTAGCTCTGGCAGATGGGCGAGAGGTGAAATCATCATCAGCAGAGCTGGTGGAGGTGAACATGTATGACCTTCTGAACAACTCTGTGGCCTTCATCTGCGAGGACAAACCAGCAGGCTGCGACTCTTAG
- the zbtb40 gene encoding zinc finger and BTB domain-containing protein 40 isoform X2, which translates to MMELPNYSSQLMQQLWALRKEDHFCDCTILVGEGRHRAHKLVLAASSMLFRSLLDGSDTISIDTAVVSSQEFGCLLDMVYTGKLPPGKHNVSRIVSAADSLQMYDVAVGFKQVLTSLVNQKPPVSVSSAHVPNLTVTNKAPDMNPEGSASPSKHNLTSDQAEVTEELKKESFEHDSDDADEPAIKRARMELPDTSGPEDIKSSEGADTSAARLSSEPGLLADMSSVVELLSQAAESLTERERQVVCQCCEEADPSSVLEKLMSKVKEGQMGEEGLIKLLRTVKQSASSSYPTQLLPLLEELERSMRQPDDSQTGADSEQKNRSEDRVQEEVEDENSDEVENKEEQKDAAVATECSPPCSSPPSCHSKPYCCHWCKKSFDYKCRMLAHMKRCSLSQECGQQCPECPEKLSKRALQRHRAEAHRSAARVKKKVACDLCGRTFAHPSGMIYHKRTEHFEEKPFACDECGAKFGANSSLKNHMRLHTGEKPYHCKHCDMSFSVAAALAYHTKKRHSEGKMYVCQYCKAVFAQSIELTRHVRTHTGDRPYVCRECGKGYSQASGLTVHLHTFHHLSEPHDCQKCCLSFSSLEEHRQHIQEFHPKEFHKCPTCSKLFTSAALLDKHKPTHTGTKPFSCDLCNKSYQQLSGLWYHNRTNHPDVFANHTRQLKNLLQCDVCFKFFPSSVSLAKHQAAEHQGSVAVLGGDEDMQENICTQHISSEAFGCSLCSTLCSSQLKLQEHLLSCHVETQQEQESREEEQASTSYTVIPANPTGSRQEGAESEEPKQQGVGQQVFLALADGREVKSSSAELVEVNMYDLLNNSVAFICEDKPAGCDS; encoded by the exons ATGATGGAGCTACCCAACTACAGCAGCCAGCTGATGCAGCAGCTGTGGGCCTTGAGGAAGGAGGACCACTTCTGCGACTGCACCATCTTGGTGGGAGAGGGTCGTCATCGCGCACATAAACTGGTGCTGGCTGCCTCCAGCATGCTTTTCAG GTCTCTCCTGGATGGCTCCGACACCATCTCCATCGACACAGCTGTGGTTTCCTCGCAGGAGTTTGGCTGCCTCCTGGACATGGTCTACACTGGGAAGCTGCCTCCAGGCAAACACAATGTCAGTCGCATAGTCTCCGCTGCAGACAGCCTGCAGATGTATGACGTGGCTGTTGGCTTTAAGCAAGTCCTCACCAGCCTGGTGAACCAGAAGCCCCCAGTATCAGTGAGCTCTGCTCATGTGCCAAACCTCACCGTGACCAACAAAGCCCCGGATATGAACCCTGAAGGCTCAGCCTCGCCCAGCAAGCACAACCTGACTTCAGACCAGGCGGAGGTGACGGAAGAGCTGAAAAAAGAATCGTTTGAGCATGACAGCGATGACGCAGACGAGCCAGCGATTAAAAGGGCCCGCATGGAGCTCCCTGACACATCAG GGCCTGAAGACATCAAATCCTCAGAAGGTGCAGACACGTCGGCAGCCAGGCTGTCCAGCGAGCCCGGTCTCCTCGCCGACATGTCGTCTGTTGTGGAACTGCTGAGCCAAGCTGCAGAGAGCctgacagaaagagaaagacag GTTGTGTGTCAGTGCTGTGAGGAGGCTGATCCCAGCTCCGTGTTGGAGAAGCTGATGAGTAAAGTGAAAGAGGGTCAGATGGGAGAGGAGGGGCTTATCAAGCTGCTACGCACAGTCAAGCAGAGCGCTTCATCCTCCTATCCCACACAGCTGCTCCCTctgctggaggagctggagaggAGCATGCGGCAGCCCGATGACAGCCAAACTGGAG CTGACTCAGAGCAGAAGAACAGAAGTGAAGATCGTGTCCAGGAAGAAGTGGAAGATGAAAACAGTGACGAGGTGGAGAACAAGGAGGAGCAGAAAGATGCAGCTGTAGCAACAGAGTGTTCCCCTCCctgctcctctcctccctcctgtcACTCCAAACCTTACTGCTGTCACTGGTGTAAGAAGAGTTTTGATTACAAGTGTCGAATGCTAGCTCACATGAAGCGCTGCTCCCTGTCCCAGGAGTGTGGGCAGCAGTGTCCCGAGTGTCCTGAGAAGCTGTCTAAGCGGGCCCTGCAGCGCCACCGGGCCGAGGCTCACCGCAGTGCCGCTCGGGTCAAGAAGAAGGTGGCCTGTGACCTCTGCGGCCGCACCTTCGCCCACCCGTCGG gtatGATTTACCACAAGCGCACTGAGCACTTTGAAGAGAAGCCGTTTGCTTGTGATGAATGCGGCGCCAAGTTTGGTGCAAACTCATCTCTGAAGAATCACATGAGGCTGCACACAGGGGAGAAACCCTACCACTGCAAACACTGTGACATGAGTTTCAGCGTGGCTGCTGCACTTGCATACCACACCAAAAAGAGACACTCTGAgg GGAAGATGTATGTGTGCCAGTACTGCAAGGCTGTCTTTGCCCAGTCCATAGAGCTGACGCGTCACGTGCGAACACACACGGGAGACCGGCCCTATGTATGCCGAGAGTGCGGCAAAGGCTACAGCCAGGCCAGCGGACTCACTGTGCACCTGCACACCTTCCACC ACCTGTCAGAGCCCCACGACTGTCAGAAGTGCTGTCTCAGCTTCTCGTCGCTGGAGGAGCATCGGCAGCACATCCAGGAGTTTCACCCAAAGGAGTTCCACAAGTGTCCCACCTGCAGTAAGCTGTTTACGAGCGCCGCCCTCCTGGACAAACACAAGCCCACGCACACTGGGACAAAACCCTTCAGCTGTGACCTCTGCAACAAGTCATACCAG CAACTGTCAGGACTGTGGTACCATAACAGGACTAACCACCCCGATGTGTTTGCCAACCACACCCGGCAGCTCAAGAACCTGCTCCAGTGTGATGTCTGCTTCAAGTTCTTCCCTAGTTCCGTCAGTTTGGCCAAACACCAGGCTGCTGAGCACCAAG GCTCTGTGGCTGTGCTGGGTGGAGATGAGGACATGCAGGAGAACATCTGCACGCAGCATATCAGCAGTGAGGCATTCGGGTGCTCCCTCTGCTCCACGCTCTGCTCCTCTCAGCTTAAGCTGCAGGAGCACCTGCTCTCCTGCCATGTGGAGACACAGCAAGAGCAGGAGAGCCGGGAGGAAGAGCAGGCCTCCACCTCCTACACG GTCATACCAGCCAATCCAACAGGGAGCAGACAGGAAGGGGCGGAGTCTGAGGAGCCAAAGCAGCAGGGAGTTGGTCAGCAGGTGTTTCTAGCTCTGGCAGATGGGCGAGAGGTGAAATCATCATCAGCAGAGCTGGTGGAGGTGAACATGTATGACCTTCTGAACAACTCTGTGGCCTTCATCTGCGAGGACAAACCAGCAGGCTGCGACTCTTAG
- the zbtb40 gene encoding zinc finger and BTB domain-containing protein 40 isoform X3 codes for MVYTGKLPPGKHNVSRIVSAADSLQMYDVAVGFKQVLTSLVNQKPPVSVSSAHVPNLTVTNKAPDMNPEGSASPSKHNLTSDQAEVTEELKKESFEHDSDDADEPAIKRARMELPDTSGPEDIKSSEGADTSAARLSSEPGLLADMSSVVELLSQAAESLTERERQVVCQCCEEADPSSVLEKLMSKVKEGQMGEEGLIKLLRTVKQSASSSYPTQLLPLLEELERSMRQPDDSQTGADSEQKNRSEDRVQEEVEDENSDEVENKEEQKDAAVATECSPPCSSPPSCHSKPYCCHWCKKSFDYKCRMLAHMKRCSLSQECGQQCPECPEKLSKRALQRHRAEAHRSAARVKKKVACDLCGRTFAHPSGMIYHKRTEHFEEKPFACDECGAKFGANSSLKNHMRLHTGEKPYHCKHCDMSFSVAAALAYHTKKRHSEGKMYVCQYCKAVFAQSIELTRHVRTHTGDRPYVCRECGKGYSQASGLTVHLHTFHHLSEPHDCQKCCLSFSSLEEHRQHIQEFHPKEFHKCPTCSKLFTSAALLDKHKPTHTGTKPFSCDLCNKSYQQLSGLWYHNRTNHPDVFANHTRQLKNLLQCDVCFKFFPSSVSLAKHQAAEHQGSVAVLGGDEDMQENICTQHISSEAFGCSLCSTLCSSQLKLQEHLLSCHVETQQEQESREEEQASTSYTVIPANPTGSRQEGAESEEPKQQGVGQQVFLALADGREVKSSSAELVEVNMYDLLNNSVAFICEDKPAGCDS; via the exons ATGGTCTACACTGGGAAGCTGCCTCCAGGCAAACACAATGTCAGTCGCATAGTCTCCGCTGCAGACAGCCTGCAGATGTATGACGTGGCTGTTGGCTTTAAGCAAGTCCTCACCAGCCTGGTGAACCAGAAGCCCCCAGTATCAGTGAGCTCTGCTCATGTGCCAAACCTCACCGTGACCAACAAAGCCCCGGATATGAACCCTGAAGGCTCAGCCTCGCCCAGCAAGCACAACCTGACTTCAGACCAGGCGGAGGTGACGGAAGAGCTGAAAAAAGAATCGTTTGAGCATGACAGCGATGACGCAGACGAGCCAGCGATTAAAAGGGCCCGCATGGAGCTCCCTGACACATCAG GGCCTGAAGACATCAAATCCTCAGAAGGTGCAGACACGTCGGCAGCCAGGCTGTCCAGCGAGCCCGGTCTCCTCGCCGACATGTCGTCTGTTGTGGAACTGCTGAGCCAAGCTGCAGAGAGCctgacagaaagagaaagacag GTTGTGTGTCAGTGCTGTGAGGAGGCTGATCCCAGCTCCGTGTTGGAGAAGCTGATGAGTAAAGTGAAAGAGGGTCAGATGGGAGAGGAGGGGCTTATCAAGCTGCTACGCACAGTCAAGCAGAGCGCTTCATCCTCCTATCCCACACAGCTGCTCCCTctgctggaggagctggagaggAGCATGCGGCAGCCCGATGACAGCCAAACTGGAG CTGACTCAGAGCAGAAGAACAGAAGTGAAGATCGTGTCCAGGAAGAAGTGGAAGATGAAAACAGTGACGAGGTGGAGAACAAGGAGGAGCAGAAAGATGCAGCTGTAGCAACAGAGTGTTCCCCTCCctgctcctctcctccctcctgtcACTCCAAACCTTACTGCTGTCACTGGTGTAAGAAGAGTTTTGATTACAAGTGTCGAATGCTAGCTCACATGAAGCGCTGCTCCCTGTCCCAGGAGTGTGGGCAGCAGTGTCCCGAGTGTCCTGAGAAGCTGTCTAAGCGGGCCCTGCAGCGCCACCGGGCCGAGGCTCACCGCAGTGCCGCTCGGGTCAAGAAGAAGGTGGCCTGTGACCTCTGCGGCCGCACCTTCGCCCACCCGTCGG gtatGATTTACCACAAGCGCACTGAGCACTTTGAAGAGAAGCCGTTTGCTTGTGATGAATGCGGCGCCAAGTTTGGTGCAAACTCATCTCTGAAGAATCACATGAGGCTGCACACAGGGGAGAAACCCTACCACTGCAAACACTGTGACATGAGTTTCAGCGTGGCTGCTGCACTTGCATACCACACCAAAAAGAGACACTCTGAgg GGAAGATGTATGTGTGCCAGTACTGCAAGGCTGTCTTTGCCCAGTCCATAGAGCTGACGCGTCACGTGCGAACACACACGGGAGACCGGCCCTATGTATGCCGAGAGTGCGGCAAAGGCTACAGCCAGGCCAGCGGACTCACTGTGCACCTGCACACCTTCCACC ACCTGTCAGAGCCCCACGACTGTCAGAAGTGCTGTCTCAGCTTCTCGTCGCTGGAGGAGCATCGGCAGCACATCCAGGAGTTTCACCCAAAGGAGTTCCACAAGTGTCCCACCTGCAGTAAGCTGTTTACGAGCGCCGCCCTCCTGGACAAACACAAGCCCACGCACACTGGGACAAAACCCTTCAGCTGTGACCTCTGCAACAAGTCATACCAG CAACTGTCAGGACTGTGGTACCATAACAGGACTAACCACCCCGATGTGTTTGCCAACCACACCCGGCAGCTCAAGAACCTGCTCCAGTGTGATGTCTGCTTCAAGTTCTTCCCTAGTTCCGTCAGTTTGGCCAAACACCAGGCTGCTGAGCACCAAG GCTCTGTGGCTGTGCTGGGTGGAGATGAGGACATGCAGGAGAACATCTGCACGCAGCATATCAGCAGTGAGGCATTCGGGTGCTCCCTCTGCTCCACGCTCTGCTCCTCTCAGCTTAAGCTGCAGGAGCACCTGCTCTCCTGCCATGTGGAGACACAGCAAGAGCAGGAGAGCCGGGAGGAAGAGCAGGCCTCCACCTCCTACACG GTCATACCAGCCAATCCAACAGGGAGCAGACAGGAAGGGGCGGAGTCTGAGGAGCCAAAGCAGCAGGGAGTTGGTCAGCAGGTGTTTCTAGCTCTGGCAGATGGGCGAGAGGTGAAATCATCATCAGCAGAGCTGGTGGAGGTGAACATGTATGACCTTCTGAACAACTCTGTGGCCTTCATCTGCGAGGACAAACCAGCAGGCTGCGACTCTTAG